The following are encoded in a window of Bacillota bacterium genomic DNA:
- the larA gene encoding nickel-dependent lactate racemase: protein MEVRLAYGKQGLRVSLPDRNVTVIEPVFVEGLPDEKAAVLESIRSPIGTPPLRDMVRPQDTVAIVFCDITRPMPSRRVLPVILNELAHVDRGKIVLINALGTHRPSPRQELVELLGEEIVRDYRIIQHSCEDRSSLARAGTLADGEDLWVNKEYLNSSFRILTGFIEPHFFAGFSGGGKLVLPGIASIENIMRAHSYEILSDARSTWGVTEGNPVFERIREAAELTHPDFILNVTLNKNKEITQVFSGDLRQAHGAGVDYQRSVAMRAVPHPFDVVITTNSGYPLDRNLYQTVKGMSAAAEIVRDGGTIIAAAECRDGIPKGSKYESLLSMAGTPDGTLKMVSTPGFAMTDQWQVQIQAKVQKRAKVYLKSDGLTDEEIRSAMLVPCQKIEDAVEEALGELGSDASICVLPEGPQTIPYVWMVAGDQ from the coding sequence AGCCGTGCTGGAGAGCATACGTTCCCCGATAGGTACGCCACCCCTTCGGGATATGGTCCGACCGCAGGATACGGTTGCCATCGTGTTCTGCGACATCACCCGGCCGATGCCGAGCAGGCGAGTACTGCCGGTCATTCTGAATGAGCTTGCACATGTGGACCGCGGCAAGATCGTCCTCATAAACGCGCTCGGAACGCATAGGCCCAGCCCTCGCCAAGAGCTTGTGGAGTTGCTAGGGGAAGAGATCGTCCGCGATTACCGCATAATCCAGCACTCATGTGAGGATCGCTCATCACTGGCGAGAGCTGGGACTCTCGCGGACGGCGAGGATCTTTGGGTAAACAAGGAATACTTGAACTCGTCGTTCAGAATCCTGACAGGGTTCATCGAGCCTCACTTCTTCGCGGGTTTCAGCGGAGGAGGGAAACTTGTCCTTCCCGGGATTGCCAGCATAGAGAATATCATGCGCGCGCACAGCTACGAGATCTTATCGGATGCCCGGTCCACTTGGGGAGTGACTGAAGGTAACCCGGTTTTTGAGAGGATTAGAGAGGCAGCGGAACTGACCCATCCCGATTTCATATTGAACGTCACGCTGAACAAGAACAAGGAGATAACCCAGGTCTTCTCAGGCGACCTCCGGCAGGCACACGGGGCGGGCGTGGACTACCAGCGGTCTGTGGCGATGCGTGCAGTTCCGCACCCCTTCGACGTGGTAATCACGACCAACAGCGGCTACCCTCTGGACCGCAACTTGTACCAGACTGTGAAAGGGATGTCCGCGGCGGCGGAGATAGTGCGTGATGGGGGGACTATAATTGCCGCCGCCGAGTGTCGAGACGGTATCCCCAAAGGCAGTAAGTACGAGAGCCTGCTTTCGATGGCGGGCACACCGGATGGAACACTCAAGATGGTATCCACACCTGGGTTTGCCATGACAGACCAGTGGCAAGTGCAGATCCAGGCGAAGGTGCAAAAGCGGGCCAAGGTTTACTTGAAGAGCGACGGCCTCACAGACGAGGAAATCCGAAGCGCCATGCTCGTCCCGTGCCAGAAGATCGAGGACGCGGTGGAGGAGGCTTTGGGAGAGTTGGGGTCCGATGCCAGCATCTGCGTCCTGCCTGAAGGGCCGCAGACTATACCGTACGTCTGGATGGTAGCAGGTGACCAGTAG
- the rpmE gene encoding 50S ribosomal protein L31 — protein sequence MKDKIHPKFFITRVTCACGESFETGSTRENLRVEICSKCHPFSTGVQRIVDTGGRVERFRKKHNL from the coding sequence TTGAAGGACAAGATCCACCCTAAGTTTTTCATAACCCGCGTCACGTGCGCGTGCGGGGAGAGTTTCGAGACCGGATCCACCCGGGAGAACTTGAGAGTTGAGATCTGCTCTAAGTGCCATCCCTTCTCCACCGGCGTCCAGAGGATCGTCGACACCGGCGGGCGCGTGGAGAGGTTCCGCAAGAAGCACAATCTCTAG
- a CDS encoding thymidine kinase, with protein sequence MHGSIQGTGWIEVICGSMFSGKSEELIRRVKRARIARQLVVALKPAIDTRFSTNDVVSHGGGKIDCLPVRDSLEAEERIPEDAQVVAVDEAQFFDDGIVDLCVRLADRGIRVIVAGLDTDFRGEPFGPMPELLARAEYVSKLQAICVKCGNPATRTQRIIDGRPASYSDPQVLIGASEAYEARCRKCHEVPDRPSRGGHRG encoded by the coding sequence TTGCACGGCAGCATTCAGGGCACTGGATGGATAGAAGTCATTTGTGGCTCCATGTTCAGCGGCAAGAGCGAGGAACTCATCCGCAGAGTGAAGCGGGCACGGATTGCGCGGCAGCTAGTGGTCGCACTCAAGCCTGCCATCGATACGCGCTTCTCCACGAATGACGTTGTATCGCACGGTGGTGGCAAGATCGATTGCCTGCCCGTACGTGACTCCCTGGAGGCCGAGGAGCGAATACCGGAAGACGCTCAGGTGGTGGCGGTGGATGAGGCACAGTTTTTCGACGATGGCATAGTCGACTTGTGCGTCAGGTTGGCTGACAGGGGCATCCGGGTGATCGTTGCCGGACTCGACACTGACTTCCGCGGAGAGCCGTTCGGCCCCATGCCCGAACTGCTTGCGCGCGCGGAATACGTCTCGAAACTTCAGGCGATTTGCGTCAAGTGTGGAAACCCAGCAACGAGAACGCAGAGGATAATCGACGGCAGACCGGCCAGCTACTCCGACCCGCAGGTCCTGATTGGGGCGAGCGAGGCCTATGAGGCCCGGTGCCGGAAGTGCCACGAGGTTCCCGATCGGCCGAGTCGAGGAGGTCATAGGGGTTGA
- a CDS encoding DUF1385 domain-containing protein, whose protein sequence is MKTRFQYGGQAVIEGVMMRGRDSMAVAVRRPTGEIAVDINDLNSSRRPRILRLPFVRGTVMLVESLVLGMQALMYSANEAAGEDEKLSGTEITLTLLGALG, encoded by the coding sequence TTGAAGACTAGGTTTCAGTACGGGGGACAGGCCGTAATAGAAGGCGTTATGATGCGTGGCCGTGACAGCATGGCGGTGGCGGTGCGCCGCCCGACCGGTGAGATAGCCGTCGACATCAACGATCTGAACAGCTCAAGACGTCCCCGTATTCTGAGGTTGCCGTTCGTTCGAGGAACGGTCATGTTGGTCGAGTCCTTGGTCCTTGGCATGCAGGCCTTGATGTACTCGGCCAATGAGGCCGCAGGCGAGGATGAGAAACTGTCTGGGACCGAGATAACGCTGACGCTGCTAGGGGCTTTGGG
- a CDS encoding DUF1385 domain-containing protein produces the protein FIVLFIIVPNVIVAFFQRRIASIVVVNLIEGLLRVTIFVAYIVIISCIPDIQRVFAYHGAEHKTISAWEAGEDLTVTNAAKHTTLHPRCGTSFLLIVMVVSILLFSLLGRQTLLMRIATRILLLPVLAGISYEVLKLAGQEKVPVLLRWASAPGLALQRLTTREPDEHQLEVAIASLNAVIEKDQSKEERAGSQA, from the coding sequence TTCATCGTGCTGTTCATCATCGTGCCCAATGTCATAGTTGCTTTCTTCCAGAGGCGCATCGCGAGCATAGTCGTGGTCAACCTGATCGAAGGCTTGCTTCGCGTGACCATCTTCGTCGCATACATTGTCATCATATCTTGCATTCCCGATATTCAGCGGGTCTTTGCCTACCACGGGGCGGAACACAAGACCATATCCGCCTGGGAGGCGGGAGAGGACCTCACAGTCACGAATGCCGCCAAGCACACGACACTGCACCCGCGATGCGGCACTAGCTTCCTCCTGATCGTGATGGTTGTAAGTATCCTCCTGTTCAGCCTCCTCGGCAGACAGACGCTTCTGATGAGAATCGCCACGCGGATTCTGCTCCTCCCTGTCCTCGCTGGAATATCCTATGAAGTATTGAAACTAGCCGGCCAGGAGAAGGTTCCGGTTCTCTTGCGGTGGGCATCTGCCCCCGGGCTCGCGCTGCAGAGGCTCACTACCAGGGAGCCAGACGAACACCAGTTGGAGGTGGCGATCGCTTCTCTCAACGCTGTCATCGAGAAGGACCAGTCCAAGGAAGAGAGGGCAGGGAGCCAAGCGTGA
- the prfA gene encoding peptide chain release factor 1, producing the protein MIAKLDEIESRFEELERRLADPAVIADQVEYRRVSKAHASLETIVVKYRDLKGIEEGIEATTAMLREKLDEEMRELAEAELEELERKRESLLDELKVLLLPKDPMDEKNVIMEIRAGTGGEEAALFAGDLFRMYTRYAERRGWQMEGLSSNPTGLGGFKEVIFMISGDGVYSRLKFESGVHRVQRVPETEAGGRIHTSAATVAVLPEAEEVDVEINPNDLRIDVFRSSGHGGQSVNTTDSAVRITHIPTGMVVTCQDEKSQHKNKDKALRVLRARLLDRLMEEQRSGIAETRKSQVGTGDRSERIRTYNFPQNRVTDHRIGLTLYHLENVLDGDLDEVIDALVLNEQGEKLKRAE; encoded by the coding sequence GTGATTGCAAAGCTCGACGAAATAGAGTCCAGGTTTGAGGAGTTGGAGAGGAGGCTCGCGGATCCCGCGGTCATCGCGGATCAGGTGGAGTACAGGCGCGTTTCCAAGGCCCATGCGAGCCTCGAGACCATCGTTGTCAAGTACAGAGACCTCAAAGGCATCGAGGAGGGCATAGAGGCCACCACCGCTATGCTGCGAGAGAAGCTCGACGAGGAAATGCGCGAACTCGCCGAGGCAGAGCTCGAGGAGCTCGAAAGGAAGCGAGAGAGCCTGCTCGATGAACTGAAGGTTCTCCTTCTCCCCAAGGATCCGATGGATGAGAAAAACGTCATAATGGAGATCCGCGCCGGCACCGGCGGCGAGGAGGCGGCGCTCTTCGCCGGGGATCTATTCCGCATGTACACTCGGTACGCTGAGAGACGTGGATGGCAGATGGAGGGCCTGAGCTCAAACCCGACCGGGTTGGGCGGGTTCAAAGAGGTCATTTTCATGATCTCCGGTGACGGCGTCTACAGCCGGCTGAAATTCGAAAGTGGAGTCCACCGGGTGCAGCGGGTTCCCGAGACGGAGGCAGGCGGCAGGATTCATACGTCCGCGGCGACTGTCGCGGTCTTGCCAGAGGCGGAGGAAGTCGATGTCGAGATAAACCCCAACGACCTCAGGATCGATGTCTTTCGCTCTAGCGGGCATGGAGGCCAGAGCGTGAATACCACCGACTCAGCCGTCAGGATCACACACATCCCCACCGGGATGGTGGTTACGTGCCAGGATGAGAAATCGCAGCACAAGAACAAGGATAAGGCACTGCGGGTGCTCAGGGCGAGATTGCTCGACAGGCTGATGGAGGAGCAGAGATCCGGTATCGCGGAGACTCGCAAGAGCCAGGTGGGAACGGGTGACCGGAGCGAGCGGATTCGGACCTACAACTTCCCTCAGAACCGCGTAACAGATCACCGAATCGGCCTCACCCTCTACCACCTCGAGAACGTGCTTGACGGGGACCTCGACGAAGTAATTGATGCCCTGGTCCTGAACGAGCAGGGTGAGAAGCTCAAGCGAGCGGAGTGA
- the prmC gene encoding peptide chain release factor N(5)-glutamine methyltransferase, which translates to MVGDRLQVLGVLKLATDYLRSRGIDSARLDAEVLLAEILGMERIRLYVEYDRPLSGRELGAYREAVARRAARVPVAYITGHKEFMSLDFAVDSRVLVPRPDTEILVEAARDEILSMGVSEPMIVDLGTGSGAIACSLGKLLPSAHILATDISSDALAVAEANVVRLGLDDRVRLAQGDLFEPLDKEGFSRVHAVVSNPPYIPEVDMSSLVPEISKHEPAIALLAGPDGLDFFRRMAAEVSPYLEPGGLIALEVGDGQANAVAGLLEDAGLVMVRRVCDYAGHFRVVLARTPKELDGEADGR; encoded by the coding sequence ATGGTAGGCGACAGGCTCCAAGTCCTGGGGGTCCTAAAGCTGGCCACCGACTACCTCCGCTCCCGCGGCATAGACTCCGCGCGATTGGATGCCGAGGTGCTGCTGGCTGAAATCCTCGGGATGGAGAGAATAAGGCTGTACGTAGAGTACGACAGGCCTCTGTCAGGACGCGAGCTTGGGGCCTACAGGGAAGCTGTTGCCCGGCGGGCGGCGCGCGTCCCAGTGGCCTATATTACGGGGCACAAGGAGTTCATGTCGCTAGATTTCGCAGTGGACAGCCGCGTTCTCGTGCCGCGGCCTGACACAGAGATCCTGGTGGAGGCTGCTCGAGACGAGATTCTCTCCATGGGTGTTTCGGAGCCCATGATCGTTGACCTCGGGACTGGAAGTGGCGCGATCGCCTGCTCTCTGGGTAAGCTGCTTCCCTCTGCGCACATTCTCGCCACTGACATCTCCTCCGACGCGCTTGCGGTCGCAGAAGCCAACGTAGTGAGGCTGGGCCTGGACGACCGGGTCCGGCTCGCCCAGGGGGATCTGTTCGAGCCTCTTGACAAGGAAGGATTCAGCCGTGTCCACGCAGTGGTCTCAAACCCCCCTTACATCCCTGAGGTGGACATGTCCTCCCTTGTCCCAGAGATATCGAAGCACGAACCCGCGATCGCGCTTCTGGCCGGACCGGACGGCCTCGATTTCTTCCGCCGCATGGCCGCGGAAGTTAGCCCTTATCTTGAGCCGGGCGGGCTGATTGCGCTCGAGGTCGGTGACGGGCAAGCCAATGCTGTTGCAGGGCTGCTCGAAGACGCGGGTCTCGTCATGGTGAGGCGGGTCTGCGACTACGCCGGCCATTTCCGAGTGGTCCTTGCCCGAACTCCGAAGGAACTGGACGGAGAAGCCGATGGCAGATGA
- a CDS encoding Sua5/YciO/YrdC/YwlC family protein, translating into MADEIRTEYVRVDPTCPDLRGRLAHAAQVLRDGGLVAFPTETVYGLGANALDGRAV; encoded by the coding sequence ATGGCAGATGAGATCAGAACCGAGTACGTCAGGGTCGACCCAACCTGTCCCGATCTTCGGGGGAGGCTGGCGCACGCAGCCCAGGTACTCCGCGATGGGGGGCTTGTCGCATTCCCCACCGAGACGGTGTACGGACTTGGGGCGAATGCTCTGGACGGGCGCGCTGTGG
- a CDS encoding L-threonylcarbamoyladenylate synthase produces AGIFRAKGRPMDNPLIVHISRLAQLPPLVSTTTPEAFAFAQAFWPGPLTMVLPGSGAVPNEVTAGLDTVAVRMPSHPVALALIEAAGIPVAAPSANVSGRPSPTTAAHVLSDLGGRIQMVVDGGPAGIGVESTVVDMTSDPPLVLRPGGATIEALRTVVPRIEVASDRGQQACEPPRSPGMKYRHYAPKADLWLFIGEHAWQVRVIGERVAAETAAGRRVGLLISAETARELKDRCAGSPAGAVSVVVGSREDLPGIASVLFDCMRQIDCASVDVILAESYATTGMGLAVMNRLMRAAGGRIIQSLEPDRK; encoded by the coding sequence GCCGGGATCTTCAGGGCGAAGGGAAGGCCCATGGACAACCCGCTGATAGTCCACATCTCCAGACTCGCACAGCTTCCTCCACTGGTCTCCACGACCACTCCGGAAGCGTTCGCGTTCGCCCAGGCGTTCTGGCCAGGCCCTCTCACGATGGTGCTGCCGGGGTCTGGCGCTGTTCCTAATGAGGTCACCGCCGGGCTAGATACGGTTGCCGTGCGCATGCCCTCCCATCCGGTCGCCCTTGCCTTGATCGAGGCGGCGGGGATTCCCGTGGCTGCTCCAAGTGCAAACGTCTCCGGTCGCCCGAGTCCCACCACCGCGGCTCACGTCCTGTCAGACCTCGGAGGCAGAATACAAATGGTTGTAGATGGAGGGCCGGCGGGCATAGGGGTCGAATCCACTGTTGTGGACATGACCTCCGATCCGCCGTTGGTGTTGAGGCCTGGAGGCGCGACTATCGAGGCCCTTCGCACGGTCGTTCCCCGGATCGAGGTGGCTTCAGACCGCGGGCAGCAGGCATGTGAACCGCCCAGATCTCCAGGCATGAAGTACCGCCACTACGCCCCCAAGGCAGACCTGTGGCTGTTCATCGGCGAGCATGCCTGGCAGGTGCGGGTGATTGGCGAGCGCGTGGCGGCTGAGACAGCGGCAGGGCGGAGAGTGGGTCTGCTCATTTCCGCGGAGACCGCTCGCGAACTGAAGGACCGCTGTGCGGGGAGCCCGGCTGGTGCCGTCAGCGTTGTGGTTGGATCCCGAGAGGACCTGCCTGGCATCGCGTCGGTCCTCTTTGACTGCATGAGACAGATCGACTGCGCGTCAGTTGACGTGATACTTGCCGAGTCGTATGCCACCACTGGGATGGGCCTCGCTGTCATGAACCGTCTCATGCGGGCGGCAGGAGGCCGGATAATTCAATCTCTCGAACCCGACAGGAAATAG
- a CDS encoding low molecular weight protein arginine phosphatase, producing MAKTVLMVCAGNTCRSPMAEVLLRRLVDERLPETAKDVTVASAGLSGCDGCPANPNAVSAVAELGLDLSGHVARRLTKKMIDGADLILTMQACQVPLVLEIDPSAANKTRPIGDSDIGDPIGGSIDDYRRTRDQIRSALEGVLDLLQTGGTS from the coding sequence ATGGCCAAGACCGTCCTGATGGTATGCGCGGGGAATACCTGCAGAAGCCCGATGGCTGAGGTGCTTCTTCGCCGGTTGGTTGACGAGAGACTGCCCGAGACCGCTAAGGATGTCACGGTTGCTTCCGCGGGCCTTTCTGGGTGTGACGGCTGTCCGGCGAACCCTAACGCGGTTTCGGCCGTAGCCGAATTGGGCCTGGATCTATCCGGACATGTCGCACGACGACTCACTAAGAAGATGATCGATGGTGCAGACCTCATTCTCACCATGCAGGCTTGTCAGGTCCCTTTGGTTCTTGAGATCGATCCGTCCGCCGCGAATAAGACTCGCCCAATTGGCGATTCCGACATAGGTGACCCAATAGGGGGATCGATAGACGACTACAGGCGCACGCGGGACCAAATCCGCTCCGCTCTCGAGGGTGTCCTGGATCTGCTGCAGACTGGAGGAACATCATGA
- the rpiB gene encoding ribose 5-phosphate isomerase B produces MRIAIGSDHAGFYAKTQLFARLREEGHVLEDFGAYGTDPVDYPDIARAVGEAVASGGYDRGILICGTGIGMSIAANKVPGVRAALCHDEYTARMSRQHNDANVLAIGSRIHATEAIVRIVSVWLATEFGQGRHAERVDKIGQIERSHRGC; encoded by the coding sequence ATGAGAATCGCGATAGGATCGGATCACGCGGGATTTTACGCGAAGACCCAGCTCTTCGCCAGGCTCCGAGAGGAAGGGCATGTTCTCGAGGATTTCGGAGCATACGGGACTGACCCAGTCGACTATCCTGATATCGCACGGGCTGTCGGTGAGGCTGTCGCGTCAGGCGGGTACGATCGTGGGATCCTGATATGCGGGACTGGAATCGGGATGTCGATTGCGGCCAACAAGGTCCCCGGTGTGAGGGCCGCCCTGTGCCATGACGAGTACACTGCAAGAATGTCTCGGCAACACAATGACGCCAACGTCCTTGCAATCGGGTCCAGGATCCATGCAACCGAGGCGATAGTGCGCATTGTCAGCGTATGGCTGGCCACGGAGTTTGGCCAAGGTCGTCACGCGGAGCGTGTTGACAAGATAGGACAGATAGAACGAAGTCACCGGGGGTGCTGA
- the upp gene encoding uracil phosphoribosyltransferase, whose translation MLAQVHVIDHPLIQHKITLIRDKNTGPKDFRELVSEVAMLMAYEVTRNMPVESITVETPIGPAVGWQLAGKKVGVVAILRAGLGMVDGVLNLIPVAKVGHIGLYRDPDTLKPVEYYCKLPPDVADRELILLDPMLATGGSACAAIQFAKDRGATNIKLVCLIAAPEGIKLVQETHPDAEIYVAAIDERLNSHGYIVPGLGDAGDRLFGTK comes from the coding sequence ATTTTGGCACAGGTCCACGTTATAGACCACCCATTGATCCAGCACAAGATAACGCTTATTCGCGACAAGAACACCGGGCCGAAGGACTTCCGCGAGCTAGTCTCTGAAGTAGCAATGCTCATGGCGTACGAGGTCACACGCAACATGCCGGTCGAGTCCATAACGGTGGAGACCCCCATAGGGCCTGCAGTCGGCTGGCAACTTGCCGGCAAGAAGGTCGGTGTAGTGGCTATTCTTAGGGCCGGCCTCGGAATGGTGGACGGAGTCCTGAACCTCATACCCGTCGCAAAGGTCGGGCACATCGGCCTCTACCGGGATCCTGACACCCTTAAACCCGTCGAGTACTACTGCAAGCTCCCTCCTGACGTGGCTGATCGTGAGCTGATCCTCCTCGACCCAATGCTCGCAACGGGCGGCTCGGCCTGCGCGGCGATTCAATTCGCCAAGGACCGTGGTGCCACGAACATCAAGTTGGTCTGCCTCATAGCCGCGCCAGAGGGTATTAAGCTGGTGCAGGAGACACATCCGGATGCCGAGATCTACGTGGCAGCCATCGACGAGAGGTTGAACTCCCACGGCTATATAGTGCCCGGTCTGGGGGACGCCGGTGACAGACTGTTCGGAACAAAGTGA
- a CDS encoding dCMP deaminase family protein yields the protein MAEVDEPSGLFRPAWDDYFMEIARVVAKRSTCLRRQVGAVAVRDRQILATGYNGAPSSLKHCSEVGCVRTTLGVPAGERHELCRGLHAEQNVIIQAALHGVAIAHATVYCTHQPCVVCAKMLINAGVSKVVFGGEYPDEMAYGLLKEAKVEVVRALDRHENQY from the coding sequence TTGGCTGAGGTGGACGAACCATCGGGCCTCTTCAGGCCGGCTTGGGACGACTATTTCATGGAGATCGCCAGGGTTGTGGCGAAGAGGTCCACGTGCCTGAGAAGGCAAGTGGGCGCGGTGGCGGTCAGAGACCGACAGATACTCGCCACGGGGTACAACGGAGCACCGTCCTCGCTGAAGCACTGTTCGGAAGTGGGGTGCGTCAGGACGACGCTCGGGGTCCCCGCAGGGGAGCGGCACGAGCTGTGCCGAGGACTACACGCAGAGCAGAACGTTATCATCCAGGCCGCCCTCCACGGAGTGGCGATCGCCCATGCGACGGTCTACTGCACCCACCAGCCGTGCGTTGTATGTGCGAAGATGCTAATCAACGCGGGAGTGTCGAAGGTGGTGTTCGGTGGCGAGTACCCTGACGAAATGGCGTATGGTCTGCTGAAGGAGGCGAAAGTTGAGGTAGTCCGGGCCCTTGACAGGCATGAAAACCAGTACTAA
- a CDS encoding undecaprenyl/decaprenyl-phosphate alpha-N-acetylglucosaminyl 1-phosphate transferase — translation MSKYLVVAIFAAVVSWVLTPLVKVFAVKHGIVDRPRERRIHTQPVPLLGGFAMYAAFAAAALVFLKPDRNVVGLLTGGAIILGVGIIDDIYELKPLVKLMGQVVAAMVLVAFGVEIEFVTNPYGGMIYLGSLAAPLTILWVVAFVNVVNFIDGLDGLAAGVSAIAALTMAFVAAEKGQASIALMAIAVAGAAAGFLPHNFNPASIFMGDAGAMFLGFSIAGVSAMGALKRPATLALVIPVLVLGVPILDTAFAILRRLQKRAPVSVGDRDHVHHRLLARGMNQRQAVFTIYVVSVLLAAAACGIAVMDPRLGIGGVVTVFGALIFVGERSGILRTGPRHGHKVGR, via the coding sequence GTGTCCAAATACCTCGTTGTCGCGATCTTCGCGGCCGTCGTGTCATGGGTTCTCACCCCGTTGGTGAAGGTGTTTGCGGTCAAGCACGGGATAGTGGATCGCCCGAGAGAACGCCGAATCCACACTCAGCCCGTGCCTCTGCTCGGGGGATTCGCGATGTACGCGGCTTTCGCTGCGGCGGCTCTCGTCTTCCTCAAGCCTGACCGGAACGTCGTTGGTCTGCTGACCGGGGGCGCCATCATCCTGGGAGTAGGTATCATTGATGACATTTACGAGCTCAAGCCCCTCGTCAAGCTCATGGGCCAGGTTGTCGCGGCCATGGTCCTGGTGGCTTTCGGCGTTGAGATCGAGTTTGTGACCAACCCCTATGGGGGCATGATATACCTCGGCAGCCTAGCTGCTCCCCTCACCATATTGTGGGTCGTGGCTTTTGTAAACGTCGTGAACTTCATTGATGGCCTCGACGGATTGGCCGCGGGAGTCTCAGCTATTGCTGCGCTCACAATGGCCTTCGTTGCGGCGGAGAAAGGCCAGGCTTCCATAGCTCTGATGGCCATTGCGGTGGCGGGAGCCGCAGCGGGCTTTCTTCCTCACAACTTCAACCCTGCCAGCATATTCATGGGCGACGCCGGCGCGATGTTCCTCGGGTTCTCGATTGCCGGAGTCTCCGCAATGGGCGCTCTGAAAAGGCCTGCGACCTTAGCATTGGTAATTCCTGTCCTGGTACTCGGGGTCCCGATTCTTGACACTGCGTTTGCGATTCTGCGGCGTCTTCAAAAGAGGGCGCCAGTTTCTGTGGGGGACCGCGACCACGTTCACCACAGATTGCTTGCACGTGGGATGAACCAGAGGCAAGCGGTTTTCACTATCTATGTGGTCAGTGTGCTCCTGGCGGCTGCGGCGTGCGGCATCGCCGTAATGGACCCCAGGCTCGGAATAGGAGGGGTCGTGACCGTGTTCGGTGCACTGATCTTCGTAGGTGAGAGATCCGGGATCCTGAGGACGGGGCCGAGGCACGGGCACAAGGTTGGGCGCTGA
- the wecB gene encoding UDP-N-acetylglucosamine 2-epimerase (non-hydrolyzing), translated as MLKVLSVFGTRPDTIKLAPVVLELSRYPGQIKSVTVGTAQHREMMDQVLSVFGITPDYDLGIMKDDQTLFDIAERGLSGLREVIEAEQPDITLVHGDTSTAFTGALASFYSRVQVAHVEAGLRTYRKYDPYPEEMNRRLIGVLSDIHFAPTVEHRNNLLKENVPRERIYVTGNTVVDAALKIAAERTGFDDPALAGLDLADHRLILVTAHRRENIGEPMRQICAAIRDVLSRFTDTVVVLPVHPNPRVRSTILAELSGVDRCHLVPPVSYPDMVGLLKACYMVMTDSGGLQEEAPAFGKPVLVLRRTTERPEGLVTGTLRLAGITRHGVLEEAGILLTDAEAYNHMACARNPYGDGHASARIVAGILHHFGLTSERPHDFTYE; from the coding sequence ATGCTCAAGGTCCTCTCGGTCTTCGGGACGAGGCCGGACACGATCAAACTGGCTCCCGTCGTCCTGGAACTCTCGCGGTATCCAGGGCAGATCAAGTCCGTGACTGTCGGGACTGCCCAGCATCGCGAGATGATGGACCAGGTCCTTTCGGTATTTGGCATCACGCCCGACTACGATCTGGGCATAATGAAAGACGACCAGACCCTGTTCGACATTGCAGAGAGGGGGCTTTCGGGCCTTCGGGAAGTGATCGAGGCTGAGCAACCCGACATCACGCTCGTCCACGGGGACACCTCCACAGCTTTCACAGGTGCCCTCGCTTCGTTTTACAGCAGGGTCCAAGTGGCCCATGTCGAGGCGGGACTGCGCACCTACCGGAAGTACGATCCCTACCCGGAGGAAATGAACCGAAGGCTCATCGGCGTGTTGTCCGACATCCATTTCGCGCCTACAGTCGAGCACCGGAACAACCTGTTGAAGGAGAACGTCCCCAGAGAGCGGATATACGTAACCGGAAATACCGTGGTTGATGCGGCCTTGAAGATTGCCGCGGAGCGCACCGGTTTCGACGACCCCGCTTTGGCCGGTCTCGACTTGGCAGATCACAGGCTCATCTTGGTCACTGCGCACAGGCGCGAGAATATCGGTGAGCCCATGCGCCAGATCTGTGCAGCGATCAGGGACGTCCTGTCGAGGTTTACTGACACTGTTGTAGTTCTGCCGGTGCACCCGAACCCGAGGGTCCGGAGCACGATCCTTGCAGAGTTGTCCGGAGTGGATAGATGCCACCTGGTGCCGCCGGTCTCCTATCCGGACATGGTGGGGCTGCTGAAGGCCTGCTATATGGTGATGACCGACTCGGGGGGTCTTCAGGAAGAAGCTCCCGCATTTGGGAAGCCTGTCCTGGTACTCCGGCGCACAACGGAAAGGCCAGAAGGACTCGTGACTGGGACTCTACGCCTGGCGGGAATCACGAGACACGGTGTATTGGAGGAAGCAGGGATTCTGCTCACAGATGCCGAAGCATACAACCATATGGCCTGCGCACGTAACCCTTATGGGGACGGTCACGCGTCCGCCCGGATCGTTGCGGGAATTCTTCATCATTTCGGGCTCACAAGTGAGCGCCCGCATGACTTCACTTACGAGTGA